In Aedes albopictus strain Foshan chromosome 3, AalbF5, whole genome shotgun sequence, the genomic window caaatttttttaaaaaattatatttttaatgCTATTACTGATAACTGAGACAGATTTTGAGTTCCTATTGCAGGAAATCAACGATATGCTCTTATAAAAggggatttttttaattatcgtacaaattaaTACCAAGGTTATCAGAATTCAATGGATTTTTgtcacaggtagggttcatatatatatgaacaaaaacaaaattgaaaaaaatcagggttgcctaattttccggaaaactccagtggaaaaccaacattttccacagacaccacctaagAAGGAAGCATCATAGACACAAtgctttttttgtgaaatcataagcaaattttctcagcaattgaacaaaatacaaaatgaaaactgttttccacaaaattttccactgttgaggaaaatcggtcgGAAAAGTtggaaattaattgaaaattagTTGATCAACAGTGAACATTGGAAATTCGAGTTTTTCTTTCACTTTACAAACTTGCATCTAGTTGAACATGTTTTTAAATGTGGACATTCATTTCcgtatcattttgtctatcctcttaTTTGAGGGTTGAAAATTATGTATTTTCAAAGTTTGAATAtatttgggacaccctaatcaCCAGCAATCTTACCAACTATACAAGTAGTACTTACCCATAATGCTTTGGATATTTCTTCGGCTCATGTTTGTATCCATATCTGTGGATTGGAAACACCACAAAACCATGTTAAAACCCCATTGTTCTAATTCACATTCTAATCGACACAATTGGCACATACCCGTACGCATGCTGATGATATCCATATCCGTAGGTATTATAGCTACGCGCCGAAGGCTGCTCACTGGCCGCAGCATCCTGATCTTCGTCACACACTGTTTCGGTTTCCCCGTTCACTCCTACGATATCGGTACAGGTAACAGCTCTTCTGGAACGTACGACCGCAACTTCACTGGTACCTGAGGTTTCCGTGGTTGTGCTAGAGGTGGAGGTAGTTTCAGCGGTCGTCGTTCCCTTGGTATCTGTACCATCAGTTCCAGCATCCTGTTCGGTCGTTTCCAAAGTATTCAACACTTGATCTTCACCGGCGACCTGATCGGCCGTCACTTCACTTTCCGTGGCGCGCACTTGTTTTTCTTCCACCGTATCAACTTCCCCTTGCAGTTCAAAGGATGGAGCTGGTACTGCCCTACCGGGGGCAAGAGTTGCTACCAGAGCAAACACAATCACAGCCGCGAGTTTCATTTTCGTGCGTCGTCTCTTCCAGAGGGACGCAAATTTTTCACCAGGCGCGAGCACTTCACCAACGAACTAAGGGTCGTGTGCGGAACAGGTGggtttttaagcactttttgggTGGCATGCCGATCAAAGATCAATGGACGCTTTACCATTCTTATTGATTTTGAATAAAAGGTATTGGAATGCATGGTGATTATTAAACCATGCTCAGTTTGTATGAGATCGGTATGCGTTAGGTACAGGACCTTTTCTTAATGGAATTTTGTTAAActtcttggacatagagtattgtATGGCAAATTTAAGCACGTTACAAATGCTAAACATCAAGCACACAGTCACTAACTGCGGTCAGTTTTTGC contains:
- the LOC115261319 gene encoding uncharacterized protein LOC115261319, whose protein sequence is MKLAAVIVFALVATLAPGRAVPAPSFELQGEVDTVEEKQVRATESEVTADQVAGEDQVLNTLETTEQDAGTDGTDTKGTTTAETTSTSSTTTETSGTSEVAVVRSRRAVTCTDIVGVNGETETVCDEDQDAAASEQPSARSYNTYGYGYHQHAYGYVPIVSIRM